DNA sequence from the Chryseobacterium indicum genome:
ATAAGAGCGTTTTCGTCAGAGTCAGAACCGTGAACAGCGTTTTCTCCGATGCTTCTTGCAAACATTTTTCTGATTGTTCCTTCTGCAGCTTCAGCAGGATTAGTAGAACCGATTAATGTTCTGAAATCTTCTACAGCATTGTCTTTCTCAAGAACAGCAGCTACAATTGGTCCAGAGCTCATGAAATCTACCAATTCTCCGTAGAATGGTCTTTCAGCGTGAACTTCATAGAATTTTTTTGCATCAGCAACAGTAAGTTGAGTCAATTTCATAGCTTTGATTTTGAAACCACCTTCTGCGATCTTTCCTAATATAGCACCGATATGTCCGTCCGCAACTGCATCAGGCTTAATCATAGTGAATGTAATGTTAGACATAAATGTATATTTTTTTAATGGCGCAAAAATACAAAAAATTCTTTTGATTTTAATTTTAAAATATTTTTAACATAAAAATAACATTTGTTAAGGTTTTGTGAACGAAACTTTGGCACAGTAATTGTTTATTTTATTGTGATTCTCATGTTTAATTTGAGTTTTCATGGTTATTAGTTTTTACCCAGCTTCGGCTGGGTTTTTTATTGCCCGTAATTCCCCAAAAACTAAGCCTAACTTCCGGTTTCTAAAAGAATTAAACGTTTATTTAAATTTTAAATTCCAAATATTAAACTTTGTTCATCCAGAATTTGGAATTTAATGCAGGGTTAAAATAGTTCGAAACTGATTCTATGAGTTAAAAATTTTTGCACAAGAGAAATTGAAATTCATTATTAAAACTCCTGATTGTCCTTCATTAATCATAATGCTTAATTTTATGCATAGATTCACAAAGGTTCAGTAAAGATGACACAGCTGCTTTGTTGTGGTAAAAAAGTTTAAACAAGTTACTTTAATAATGGAGAAATTTCCGAAAAATAGAAATTATTTTTGAGAAGCTTCTTCCGCCTCTTCCATTAATTTAATATAGGTAGAATATCTTGAATGCTGAATTTCTCCGGTTTCCAGACCATCGATTACCGCGCATTTCGGTTCGTTGATATGAAGACAGTTGTGGTATTTGCATTCTTCTCTTTTTTTGAAAATTTCAGGAAAATAATGCTGAACTTCTTCTTTTTCGATGTCGATCATGGCAAATTCACGAACTCCGGGAGTGTCAATTACGTTTCCGCCAAAATCCCAGAAATGCATCTGCGCAAAAGTGGTGGTATGTTTACCTTTTAAATGCGTATCTGAAATTTCAGAAGTTTTCAGGTTAAGCCCCGGTTGCAAAGCATTCACCAAAGTAGACTTTCCACAGCCTGAATGTCCGAAGAAAACTGACGTTTTGTCTTTCAGCAATTCCTGCAGCTTTTCCAGATTTAATTTTGAATAGGAAGAAATTTCCAGAGCATCGTAGCCGATTTCATTGTAAAGAAATTCGATATCCTTTACAATTTCGATTTCTTCTTCATGCAGAACATCAATTTTATTGAATAAAATCAAGGGAGTAATATTGTATGCTTCGCAACACGCCAGAAAACGGTCTAGAAATCCAAGTGAAGTTTCGGGATGTTTTAAAGTGAAAATAAAGCAGGCAAGATCAATATTCGAAGCGATGATGTGCGCTTCTTTTGAAAGGTTTACAGATTTTCGGATGAGATAATTCCTGCGGGGCTCGATCTTCGTAATCCATGCAATATCATCCTGTTCCAGTTGAAATTCTACAAAATCCCCCACAGCAAGCGGATTGGTAAGTCTTGTTTTAATTAATTTAAATTTTCCGCGAATTCTTGCTTCGAAGATTTTCCCGGTTTCCATTTCCAAAACCTGATACCAGCTTCCTGTAGATTTAATGACTTTTCCTTTCATACTGTAAGATGCTGCAAATATAGGAAATTTAGTTTGAGTGTTTTAAAGTTTTAGAGTCAGAGCGTTTTATACATGGTATAGAATTGCTTTTCAATCAACAACTCACAAACGCTCCTACTCTGTCACTCTAAAATTCAAAATCCAGATTACCTGTTAATCATAATGCTGTTCTGAACCTCAATAGACTCTTCATGAATGGCTTTGAATACTTTTTCGATAAATTCTTTCGTCATTCCGGTCTCAACAGCCTTCTGAGTAGCGTATTCCGTAATTTCTTTCCAACGTTCCGGCTGGAAAATCGCGATATCGTTTTCTTTTTTAAGTTTTCCGATCTTTTCAGAAATTTTCATTCTCTGCGCAAGCATTTCAATCAGTTGAAAATCTATATCAGAAATTAACGTTCTGTGTCTTCCCATTTCTCCTTCAAATCCTGCCAATCCTGAGTTTCTCACCTTTAAGTTTCCGATCAGCTCTGCAAGAACTTCCGGTGTAATCTGCTGTGCGGCATCACTCCAAGCTGCATCCGGATTGCTGTGTGTTTCTATAATGGCTCCTTGGTAACCTACGTTTAAAGCTTCCTGCGTAATGTCTGCCAAACCAGTTCTGTTTCCGCAGATGTGTGAAGGATCGATCAGCATCGGGATATTGGGGAACTGACTTTTAAAATCCAGAGCAATCTGCCAGTTCGGATTGTTTCTGTATTTTGTTTTCTGATACGTAGAAAATCCTCTGTGAATAACACCTAAATTGGTAATTCCCTGACCTAAAAGTCTTTCCAAAGCTCCGATCCACAAAGCAAGATCAGGATTTACAGGGTTTTTTACCAACACGGTTTTGTCTGTTCCTCTCAATGCCTGTGCAATTTCCTGAACGGTAAAAGGATTTACCGTAGAACGCGCCCCGATCCAGAGAATGTCTACATCTGCTTCCAAAGCCGCAAAAACGTGGTGTGCATTGGCAACTTCCGTAGCTGTTTTGAAACCATATTCTTCCTTCACTTTTTTCAGCCAGTTCAGACCGATTACTCCTACTCCTTCAAATCCATTCGGTTTTGTACGCGGTTTCCAGATTCCTGCACGGAAAACCGGAACATTGGCATTGGTTTCCCTGATTCTTTTTGCTGTTTCCAGCATCTGTGCTTCACTTTCCGCACTGCACGGTCCTGCAATCATCATTGGCTGCTGGAAGTCATTAATCCACTCGTTTTTTAAGTCTTTTAAATTCATATTTTTAATTTTACTATTATCATTATTGTTCATATTCAAACACAAAAAAGTATTATAAAATTACTTTATAATTCTTTCTAAAAAAAGCCGTTAAATTTTGTTTAAGGAATCAGGAAATAAGAAGAAATCTATAATCCTGTAGATTTTTTTGAAAGAAATTTATACTAGCAGTACCAATAATAAAATCGATAATACGTTCTGAAATTTCTAAAATACGGAAAAGAAAAGCCAAATTGCCCGCTAAAGAATTCAGCAGGAGTAAATACAGATTGATATGACTTTATTAATTTTTCCAAAATAAACTATCTATTTCTAGATTTTCGGTTTATATTTTAACTGAAAAACTGATGTCCTGTTTTTCAATTGTCTGACAAATATATAAATTTTATTTAAAAAAGAGTTTTAAGTACCATATTTTTTTTTCAGATAAACATTACGATACTTTTATTGAGCATTATTTTGCAGAAAGCAGGCATTGAAATATAATATTGATTATCCGTTATCAATCATAATGCCTGATTTTAACGCTAAGCACACAAAGATTTTTTATAAACAAACTGTTTTTAAGGTTCGCAGAGGCGTTAAAACTTAACCAAGATCGCAGAGGTTTTATTCTGACAAATTACGGACAATCAGAAAATATAATTATGTTAAATCAAATTTCATGAGATCATCCAGATCCTTCAAAAGTGGATTTAATTTAACAAATTTCTCGAATTTTTTCCTTGGAGTCATTACTTCTACTTTCAGATTTTCAGCATCTCTTTTATAGATAACCTGAATGGAATGATTGTGAACTTTCGTTTTAAAATGATTAAAAAACTCACGGCTTACTTTATCAAACTCAGCTTTTGCAGAATCGGAAGGAAACAAAACGGTAATTTCATTTTCTCCGGATTTTATCATTTTGAAAGATTTAATGGCATTGAAAATAATGGCATCTTTTCTCTGGAGCTGCTTGAGCTGTAAATTCCATTCTGCCTGAAGATCTGTTTCAGTAAAATGATTTTGGGGAAGCTGTTCTGTTTTGGGTGCTGCTTTTTCTTCTACAACAGCTGTTTCTTCTTTGTTTAAAAAAGAATTGATGCTGAACCCTGAAGAAATTCCGGGTCTGGATAAAGGTTTTGAGGTTTTTTTGATCTCCGAAACAACGGGAAGTTCCGGACTTTCAGAAGGTTGCTCCTGTTTAGGTTTCTGTTCCTGAGTTTCCGTAGGTTTTACGGGGATTTTGACTTCCTGTTTCTCACTGAGAAACGGAGCCAGAATTATAAACTTTTTTTTTTAGCAACGTCTGAATTAGCCGTCAAAGAAGCCAATTGCATTAAAGCAATTTCTACCGTAAGTCTTGGATTTTTGGAATTTTTATAATTGATGTCTGCATGATTGCAAATCTCAATAGCATCAATGAGCTGTTGCGGATTCCATTTCTGAGCCTGTTCTACAAACTTTGTCTTGGTCTGCTCTCCTACTTCTATCAGATCAATGGTTGAAGTGTTCTGCGCCATCATCAAATCTCTGAAATGACTTCCCAATCCTGCGATGAAAATATGAGGATCAAATCCTTTTTTCACAATTTCGTTAAATGCGGAAAGAACTTTGGGAATTTTATTTTCTTTGGCTAAGTCTACAATTTTTAAGTACTGATCGTAGTCCAGAATATTTAAAACTTCTGCAGCTTTTGCCAAAGTAATATTCTTCTGGGAAAAAGTAGAAAGCCTGTCAAATATGGAAAGAGCATCTCTTAAAGCACCGTCTGCTTTCTGGGCAATAAGATACAACGCATCATCTTCATATTGAATATTCTCTTTCTGAGCAATATTTCTAAGATGTCCCTGAATATCTTCAATTACGATTCTTTTGAAATCATAAATCTGACATCGGGATAAGATCGTAGGAATAATTTTATGCTTTTCGGTAGTTGCTAAGATGAAAATAGCATGAGCAGGCGGTTCCTCAAGTGTTTTAAGGAAAGCGTTGAAGGCTGCCGAAGACAGCATATGAACCTCATCGATAATATACACTTTGTATTTACCAACCTGAGGCGCAAAACGTACCTGATCGATCAATTCTCTGATATCATCCACAGAGTTGTTCGATGCGGCATCCAGTTCATAAATGTTATAGGCAAAACCGTCCTCCGAAACTGATCCGTCCTTTTCATTGATCTTCCTTGCCAGAATTCTGGCACAGGTTGTTTTCCCTACTCCTCTCGGACCACAGAACAGTAATGCCTGAGCCAATTGATTTTCTTCAATAGCGTGTTCTAAAGTATCCGTAATATGAGACTGCCCAACAACAGTATCAAACTGCTGCGGGCGATATTTTCGTGCAGATACGATAAAATTTTCCATTGGCCAAAAATAAGAAATATTGTTCTAATTTAAAAATGAAAATCTTTTAAATTGTTTATAAAATACCCATTTTAGGACAACCGTAAATTTTTCCCATATTATCTTTCTTCGTAAGCAAAATCGATGATTTCGGTAATCGCCTTTTCTATTTCCTTTCTTCCTTCATCACTTTTCAGGTCTATTCCGCAGAATACACTTGCATTGTGTGCCGTGTAAAGATTAAGATAATAGGCTCCGGAAACCAGAAGTGCTGCAATGGCACGATATCTTACCGCTTTATCCTTAAAGTGCGGATCTACGATGTTCGTGAAAAGCATTTCTCCCATTTCTTCTCTTTCATCTGCTACTTTTTTCAGGATCGGTTTGCTTTCTGATAATCCCCAAAGAATAATTTTCTGAAGTTCCTTATTTTTCTTGATATGCTCAAACTGATTAAGGATGGCAACTTTAGAAAGTTCTTTTCCTCCATCAGAAAAATCCACATGAATATTATCCTGGTTCATTTTGCTCCAGTAATCCTGAGATCTGATATATTCATCAATAAGTTTTTCGGTACTTCCGAAATATTCGTAAATTAATTTTTTATCAAATCCTGCCACTGCTGCTATCTTACTCACCTTCAAACCTGAATATCCTTTGGTTCTCAGAATTTTACCAACAGCAGCAAGCAATTTTTGCTTTGTTTTTTCTTTGTCCCTTATAGGACCTTGTACAACTTTTCTTGGCATTTGTTATCTATTTTTTTGCAATATGCAACTTTTTATTGATATCCTCAAAGGCATTGAGGGTTTTATCAAGATGTTCTTTATCATGTGTTGCCGTTACACTCATCCTGATACGGGCATCTTTTCTGGCTACAGCAGGGTAAATAATAGGATTTGTATACACTCCGTGTTCAAGAAGCATTCTTCCTACATCGCCTGTAATGTGCGGATCTCCTATTTTTACGGGAACAACCGCGGAACAGGT
Encoded proteins:
- a CDS encoding chorismate mutase, which gives rise to MNLKDLKNEWINDFQQPMMIAGPCSAESEAQMLETAKRIRETNANVPVFRAGIWKPRTKPNGFEGVGVIGLNWLKKVKEEYGFKTATEVANAHHVFAALEADVDILWIGARSTVNPFTVQEIAQALRGTDKTVLVKNPVNPDLALWIGALERLLGQGITNLGVIHRGFSTYQKTKYRNNPNWQIALDFKSQFPNIPMLIDPSHICGNRTGLADITQEALNVGYQGAIIETHSNPDAAWSDAAQQITPEVLAELIGNLKVRNSGLAGFEGEMGRHRTLISDIDFQLIEMLAQRMKISEKIGKLKKENDIAIFQPERWKEITEYATQKAVETGMTKEFIEKVFKAIHEESIEVQNSIMINR
- the rsgA gene encoding ribosome small subunit-dependent GTPase A, translating into MKGKVIKSTGSWYQVLEMETGKIFEARIRGKFKLIKTRLTNPLAVGDFVEFQLEQDDIAWITKIEPRRNYLIRKSVNLSKEAHIIASNIDLACFIFTLKHPETSLGFLDRFLACCEAYNITPLILFNKIDVLHEEEIEIVKDIEFLYNEIGYDALEISSYSKLNLEKLQELLKDKTSVFFGHSGCGKSTLVNALQPGLNLKTSEISDTHLKGKHTTTFAQMHFWDFGGNVIDTPGVREFAMIDIEKEEVQHYFPEIFKKREECKYHNCLHINEPKCAVIDGLETGEIQHSRYSTYIKLMEEAEEASQK
- a CDS encoding TetR/AcrR family transcriptional regulator: MPRKVVQGPIRDKEKTKQKLLAAVGKILRTKGYSGLKVSKIAAVAGFDKKLIYEYFGSTEKLIDEYIRSQDYWSKMNQDNIHVDFSDGGKELSKVAILNQFEHIKKNKELQKIILWGLSESKPILKKVADEREEMGEMLFTNIVDPHFKDKAVRYRAIAALLVSGAYYLNLYTAHNASVFCGIDLKSDEGRKEIEKAITEIIDFAYEER
- a CDS encoding nucleoside-diphosphate kinase; translation: MSNITFTMIKPDAVADGHIGAILGKIAEGGFKIKAMKLTQLTVADAKKFYEVHAERPFYGELVDFMSSGPIVAAVLEKDNAVEDFRTLIGSTNPAEAAEGTIRKMFARSIGENAVHGSDSDENALIEAKFHFSGREIF
- the dnaX gene encoding DNA polymerase III subunit gamma/tau, whose protein sequence is MENFIVSARKYRPQQFDTVVGQSHITDTLEHAIEENQLAQALLFCGPRGVGKTTCARILARKINEKDGSVSEDGFAYNIYELDAASNNSVDDIRELIDQVRFAPQVGKYKVYIIDEVHMLSSAAFNAFLKTLEEPPAHAIFILATTEKHKIIPTILSRCQIYDFKRIVIEDIQGHLRNIAQKENIQYEDDALYLIAQKADGALRDALSIFDRLSTFSQKNITLAKAAEVLNILDYDQYLKIVDLAKENKIPKVLSAFNEIVKKGFDPHIFIAGLGSHFRDLMMAQNTSTIDLIEVGEQTKTKFVEQAQKWNPQQLIDAIEICNHADINYKNSKNPRLTVEIALMQLASLTANSDVAKKKSL